GGATACACTACAGGAAAAGTCCGTTTTACCGActcttttttgccgacgcttttcacAAGCATCGGCAATTTTTGGTCTAGCGTCAAAATTTGCCAGACtcttgtaaaaagcgtcggcaaaagacGACGCTAGTCGTGggcctaagacgacgctaaaaagcgtcgtcgaaAGCCAACAAGCCCTCTTTCCGTTTTCTCGGCCACCGCCCTCCACCCTCAACCCAGAGATCGAAGAGAAAACGGAACCCCCTCCCCATTCCTCGTCCATTCctcgtcttctctctctctctcatcatcATCGCCCCCCCCTCCCTAACCCCCTCCACCACGGAGGAGGCGGTGGAGGACTACGTGGGGCTCTCGGAGGCCGCCTCCTCGCACCCCGCCACcgcggaggaggcggcggaggaggggaggagagaTGAGGACGAGGAGGACCTGGAGCTGGGGTTGAGCCTTGGGGCggaggaggggaggagagaTGAGGACGAGGAGGACCTGGAGCTGGGGTTGAGCCTTGGGGCGAAGAATGCCGCCCGCGGTGGTGGCGGCAAGGTGGCGGCTGCGCCGTGGGGGCAGtcttgcaggattctgactGCCAATGACTTCCCTTCTCTGGTGTACCGTCCTTCGCCTAGGTCGTCCTCCACATCCTccgtttcctcctcctcctccgctgcTTTAGCCGGTGGAGCCGGCGGCGACGGCGTCGCCGGCACTAAGAGGGCCGCGGACGCCGTTGCTCCGGACGTCGTCGGATCCGATCGCCCACCCAGGTGAGCGTTAGACTCTCTTTATTTACTCTtatcggattttttttttttagcttttgcAAATGGGCTTTTCATGCAATGGGTTTCTTTGTTATTTTGGTTTATATTTCTCTCTGCTTCCTTTCTTCAAATATTTGTGGATTTTGTCtgggtttgattttttttcttttaatgttgaAAAGGAAAACCGTCCCGGTTTATATTCTGCTATATGATATTGtctaccttttcttttttcttttttggtttttctcCAAGCTTTTTGTTTATATTATAttcaattttatctctttctGATCTGGGTGATCCATGAAGTTGTTGGTGCTCAGGTTCTATCTAATTACTCTTATTTCTTATACTCTGCACTTGCTTATTCTTCCAATATTCTAATAACTAGGAACCCTTTTttgttgaaatatttttttttattacccACTTGAGTTTTCCTTCTCAGTAAagttttctttcaatttatttACCCTACTTCCTTCCCAAATAAGGCAGCATTATTACTACTCCTAACTTATTGATACATTTTAACTCCATTTTGGGAGCTCAAGAAAAGGTATCTCTCTTCAACTTAATGATATTATGCTTCAAAAAAGAATGGGAAATGATGCATCAAGGCTAGTGATAGCATGACTATGccaatcaaaagaaaagggagagtaaagggaaaaaataaatgaaagatgAAGACATGGTAGGCATGAATTGTTGATATCTGGAGAATTCTTGGATTGCTatttactgttttttttttctttgctacaAATAATTTGCATCTGGGAGCAGTCAGGCAGTGGTGGGATGGCCACCTATAAGGGCATTCAGGATGAACAGCTTGTTTAACCAATCGAAAGACAACACCTCTGGGACTAATTCTGCCGCCCACAAGAAGACCAACAGCAGCAACACCAATATGAAGGAAGCCAATGGGATCGATGGTCGGGATAACAAAGGGAGGGCTGCTGGGTGCTCTCGCTTTGTTAAGGTGAACATGGATGGAGATCCTATTGGGAGGAAGGTGGATCTCAATGCTCATCGCTCTTATGAAACCCTTGCGCTCGCTCTGGAGCTCATGTTTCACAAACCCGCGATGGCCCTCAGTACCTGTTGCGTCTGTAAGCTCCAGCCTCCTAAATTCCCTTGGTTTTGCTTTAGCTGTAGTTAAATCGATCTCTTTATGGGTATGTTCACTAGAAATCATATTAGCTGAAATATTGTAAGATGCATAAGATTAATAAGTGGTTATAGAAACATGATACCTTTCACTGTTGATTGCATGGTTTCCATAGTCCTACTGTTGAAGAGGTAAAACTGCTTTGAAGCAGTCTACTTGTATGTACAAAATAAGGGCTGAAGTTATttctcttattattattattattattattattatttgataaTATTGGCATGGATGAAATTTTGATTTGGTCAAAGTGGATGATGCAGATGGTGTGAAGGCCTCAAAGTTGTGGGGGGGCTCCTATGAATTTGCTCTTACTTATGAAGACAAGGATGGGGACTTGATGCTGGTTGGAGATGTCCCTTGGGGGTAGGCATTCTTTCCATTCCATATTTACAACAAATGAGCTAGGATGGTATCGCAAGCAAATTGCTTAATGGCAGCCTTCTTGCACTTGATGTTGGTATGGTGGTGTCTCCAATGCCATTTCTGTAGAAAAAAAGTGCATAGGGTGCTTGGCTACGGTATTCATACATGACATAGATTTGCTTTTAGATCAATATTTCTGCAACTGCACAAGatgttatttcttatttttctaccTTACATTCACATGGTTGCATGGTATGCGGTACTCTAATTCTGATTTGTGTGTTAAATACAGGATGTTCTTGGACACTGTCAAGAGACTTAGAATTATGAGGACCTCCGATGCCCGTGGGCTTTGTAAGTGAGTTTCTGCAATCAACGTAGGAAAGTCGGTTGCAGGCTTTCTAGTATACTGATAATCATAACTAGGTTCATATCAATCCAGACCATTATATATGGCACTAGACTTTGATGCGCCTTTATCAATATTCTTCTATTCTGCCAACACTGAATATAAACATAATTAAGCATGGggtattccaaaatgaactaaATATCATGACCATGGCTCATCCAAGTGGAAGTTAACAAATCTGATGGGACCGACCAACATGCCCCTTTGCAGTTTTCCTTTAGAATTAGATCACAGTTGTGAAGTTTTGGGCGGAATGACTCGATGCTGATATCTTTAACTCTGATCTGATTTTGCTGCAGCTGCAAGGTTCCAATCCTCCAATAACTCTTACAAGCCTTGAAAGGAGATGAAAGAACAAGTGCTGTTGACTaaatagagaaagagaaaaaggtagAGAAATAGAGAAAGACAAGGTCGTTTCCTTTTTGCTTTTCTCTCGGGTCAAGCCAGGATCACAACCATCCATTTGTGTTTGATTTTGGCTTAATGACCCCTTCTGTTAGGTGGGTTGCTAAGTACACCAACCAATATGTTTTCAATTTCTCTGTAGCTCCATACACATGACCAGTAACTATATGTGAATGGTGCTTCCAATACTGTAAGTATTGCTGCCTGTTTTGCTTCAAGATTTGAGGGATAAGATGAGGTTTATCTGTTTCAACATATCCAAGTGAAATAGATGATTTTGGATGTTCACTGTTGTTTCTCGACTTGCAAAAATTTTCCCCAGTATTTTTGCTCTTGTATTTGGCAATTCCCAGCTGCTTTTATCCGACTCTGCTCGTGATGCAGGGCGTCCATGAATCTATAATGCATGTTTTTTGGTATCTTTGTGCGTGCTGCGAATGGATCTGGGAACATGGCTTTAGCTCTGTTTGAACCCTGCTGTACCTACCATCACCATGTTGGTGGAGAGGCATGTTCCTGAACTGTACCGGAGAATACGATCTCTGGAAATCTAAGATGTTTTTCGTACGCCTTTATCCCATCGTAATCAGGAAATGATGAAATCTTCTGCGTGCCTCTCATGGCAGAATTGTCTGATGGTGCAAGTTAAGGCTACCCGGGCAGTGTCTTCTCACGAACAGTTCTGGGTGAGAAATACTTTTTTACTCCAGCATCAGGTTTAGTTGTTATATTTTTTCATTGCATTGTAATGTAGGGATCAAATTATAGCTGCATCTTGGGCAGTGAACTCATGTATCAGCTGTTAAGACAGTGAACTATTATGACCAAAACAAATTGTATTATAAGCTTCTATAGAGCAATGAATTATCTACCTTGAAGCCtttttttaatctgattttggtgtttatttttttttgctggtGCCATTTtttcgtatttttatttttttttaaaaatggaaatcccgacgctttaaagcgttggtAAAAAAAGTGGTTGCACgccttcgccgacgctttaaagcgtcggtaaactaTATGCCTACGCCGACGCAAAAAAGCGTCGGCCGTCGGAAAAACCgttccgacgctttaaagcgtcggcgaaaatcAAAACTGTATTGGGCTTTATCGACGCTTTAAAGTGTCGGGAAAgccgtttttgccgacgcttacattagcgtcggcaaatctctgtttttaccgacgctttctcttagcgtcggcaaaaaccggaCCCACGCCCAGCTGCCCGATGTCTGACccgaattcgccgacgcttataagcgtcggtagagacaaaaaaaagcgccgggagttattccttcttttgtagTGATACCTGTAGTATGAAGCCTGCAGTACCCATTCATAGAAAATCAAGGGCAGTGAGTCTAGAGAAGTCATAGTAAAGATGCCCGGGGGGATGTGTGGAGGGATGAAGTAATTTGTGGTTGAGACAACTCGGGTATCCATACCTATTCAAATCAAGGAAGCATCACCACCAATGCAGATGACCTTGATTTCATTTTCATGAGTCACAGGAAGCTTCTGATCATGCTCCGCACCTGTACTTCGTTGACTCTTTCCAGAAAATTCCTTCTATTCCTTCTGTATCTTCATTAGAAAATGCAACACTTTGCTTTCATCAAGAAAATGTTTGATGCAATCTACAAATCAACATCTTCTATTCTGCTCTTGTAAGTCATTATATGCTCCAAACAGTGCTCCAATCCAGGACTTTTTGTAGTCCCATTTTATCAACTTTTCTTCTGAGTTCAGTTGCGTCCTTCCATCTTCCAGTGTCCACAGGCATGTTTGACAAAAGAACATCCATGATGCGAAGGATCCAACTAAAACAGCTTTTTAGCTGCTGCCAGACCTACGTCCGAGTTTCCTTGAAGTCGGTATGGTCCCAATAATGCACCCCAAGCATGTACCCCTGGATTTATTGGCATTTTCCCCAAAGCTTCATATGCCTCACTAATTACTCCACCTCGGTCAAGAAGGTCAATGAAGGTTGAATAATGCTTTCTTTGTCACAAGAATGAGTAAGAACGAGTCATCAGATCAAATGAGGATGAGACAGCATGGCTACAGGCTGATATGAAGATGAAAAAATTGACCATATCGGGATTTAGGCCTATCTGCTGCATTTGGGAACAGAGTTTTCTGACCTCCTCTGCATGTCCATGCATGTCATAGCCCTGAAGCATGGAAATCCAATATACTACCTTCTTAGATCCATCTTACCAAGGTCCTGtttggggagctgttggcagtagagctgttggaagtaaagccattgaaagtagagctgtctgaagtagagctgttataaaaagctgtttactgtttggtaactacattcgtaaagtgctgtggtactttgttttgtgtttggtaaacaaactgagaaagcacttttgtatgacaaaattaccataaaggacattgcatagtattatacaacagaacataataaaacataacataaattaatatataaatatacgatatagtataatattattgtaatataaattaatattatgttaatatagcataatagtaatataattattagagtaaattaatatttggtaatataacatgatattaaattatttaacataacatattaatgtattatgatataatgtaatatatattatatttatagtataatacaataataaaagtataaaatattataattattaatataaattaatttctcataatataacataatattaaattatttaaaataacatattaatgtattataatgtaatgtaatataatataatatttatagtataatacaataataaaggtataaaatattataataattagtataaattattttttataatataacataatattaaattatttaaaataacatattaatatttctcgcggtccaggggctcttcttcgtggtccacgctcgaggaggacctcagcgtgggccgcgaggttgatgattaaaaaaaaaacaatagattgattttggaaggtacggAGAAGGAATaaaaattttttcttctaaaatgtggttcaagagatgcatacaaaaattgaaaagaaaaataccttttcttacggaagggagtctgacggctagggttcttggctccagcaaatttttaggtttataaagggacaagctatgtaattattatattttaatatgggcatttttgtcaaaaatacagctttccgaaaaagctgaaacagcttcctcccaaaagctgttttcagcttcccgcaaaagcagctttttgaaaaatttaccaaacacagtttttcatgtaaaagtacttttggaggccctccaaaagctcccccaaataggGCCCAAATAGCAGTCTAGCGATTCTTAAGTCACTGCATTTTACATATACATCTAGTAGTGAAGTTCCAACAAATAGATCAGATTCATACCCAGCTTtaattatgattgcaagagGCCACACAATTTAATTCAATGAACCAATAACTGCACAGAACTGAAGAGTGCAGTGCAGGGTGATTGAGGCCCTatttgggagagcttttggagggccaaaaaacactttctgaccctccaaaagtacttttagataaaaaatggtgtttggtaaaattttcagaaagctgtttcagcttttgcggaaagctgaaaacagcttttggggagaagctccaatttggagctttccgaaaatgctgttttcaatTTTGTCGAGAAGCTTTTtttagaccaaaatacccccatttaaatcttacttttttctccaaaatcctcgtcccacctcttcctctctcacccatcctcttcctctccctctctatcttcttcttcctctcaacgtcGCCGCCTctgctccttcttcctcttctttttttttctttttttttttgttttgggagctcgtGGCTGCCCACGATGGCAGCCACCATGCTGGCCACCACCCATAGCCGGCGACCcttctatatttcaatgaaataaaataataaataaataaataactaaataaaataaataaaaaagaaaaataatgagtgagttgCAAATAatttgatctaaataaataaataaaaaaataaataaataaaaatattagtaattatttaaccaattttatcaccaagctagaaaatttgttagagagattaatggtcattagaaggatgaaaaatgaatttacactaataattataatattttatatatttattattgtattatactataaatataatattatattacattatatcataatacattgatatgttatgttaaataatttaatattatattaaattattattctataatacataatgttataatactatattataacaatattatattacattacattaatattatattatatcatatatttatgtattaatacatattatattttattatactctgttgtataatactagtaatgtcctttatggtcattttgtcacacaaaagtactttctcagtttgtttaccaaatacatgttaaagtgccacagcattttaaaaatatagttaccaaacagcaaacagctttttataaacgctctgcttcacacagctctacttccaacagctctactttcaaaagctctacttcttgttagggtttcccagtgccctagggcgcagcggaagatacgggattataaaattttcttataaaacccattatatgaaaccctaataagccaagatcaccttaatagtataaccaaataatgtagaaaatataatcttggtatagaagaatacctatcacgctatatccaatatatctgaagatgtcctaaggtgcccaaatgttcaccctccgatgttgatccacacaggaatgggttcaagactctagctccaccaaaacttgattctaattgttcaatccttccaaaggatttaattggctgattttccttcacttccttcttcctttctacctctaaaacattcactagcctttttgtcctaaagaagaccctcttgtcttgggttaggacaaaagagagaggcttgtaagaaagaagggataagggagagagaaggagaggctttttcttggatgatctttagaaccccaaggcacctcctatttataagagatggagggatgcatcataaagggatgcatcccatccacacacctcatcatgatgaggcatgtgccaagagatgcatcccatcatgatggggtgctaaggagaagggtgtatcaacttctttctcacatctccctcttaaatcctgatgatccaagggcccaaatgcagtgaaccaaagccaatggtccagatctaggtgccatctaatggtccagatcaagacatcatcatccagggtgccatccaatggtccagaagtaagatgccatcaccgatggtccagattcaggcgctgagcaacggtccagatctttcatccagagagccatccagtggtccagattcaggcgctgagcaacggtccagatctttcatccagagagccatccagtggtccagattcaggcgctaaccagtggaccagatccttcatccaggaagccatccaatggtccagatgaaggcgccaaccagtggaccagatccttcatccaggaagcgatccaatggtccagaagtgaaggccctatcaaacccaatccaattgggtttaaccaacttaaagaaaacattaaacctaatcaaatcaggtctaattaaagccaaatgggtttcaactcttggctaacccatattaggtcatgatctaatcatattagatcaacctaatctaagaatcatattcgaatttaattcgaatcaggagctagggtttgcaacacgtgctagcatgttcatcttgcaaacatgatctaatccaattagacccttgatcaattcccttgtgtgtgacccattgggttccttatcttagccagcagtaggtgcaggtgcaagttgacctaacctgattagaatacctctaatccaatttaggttcaatttagtgctaaacctgacttagcaatcagaacctttctgatgctttgatctaatcaaactctttgatccgatcaacccacaagacatgattgacgtctagcaacgtatcatgtctacccggaagatgaggaatgtattggacaaatccaaacatacccttcagtggaaagttactgtgcaattcaatccctcagtcatactacatcctgaataagtgcatgagtatggatcaatatcaaactcaatcacttattcatgtctctctcaatcttttatatgataattcaaacaatgaaacattagaaactctttctaatattcattttgctttgatcaaaggcttcttgaatcatcataagattagagtaagtaggatgttaccttctcttactagaagtgactgattccttgttgacctactcacaaccttcgtacaaaatccaccatatccagaataccccgtacacaacgcaatgtcgtgaatgagggtaaaccaaaacatagcttcaagtgcacaaggtaccatggtgatctcaggtctaaggatcacttgcacaactcccactatgagaaccatcttttgataattaagtaagaatccataagatgttctcatggctggtcatttcagtgaactcattcctctaatgagcacccacatctttgtattagtgtctcacacaagtgattatgagatcaatcaccctctatattgagcatacataagatgtgccagtctttctggtaatattgatccccgactcaatataccaatttgactggaaatatt
This portion of the Phoenix dactylifera cultivar Barhee BC4 chromosome 11, palm_55x_up_171113_PBpolish2nd_filt_p, whole genome shotgun sequence genome encodes:
- the LOC103714909 gene encoding auxin-responsive protein IAA10-like, translating into MGGTGEDCHPLRLLRGTKRGKDAAASSKANKPSFRFLGHRPPPSTQRSKRKRNPLPIPRPFLVFSLSLIIIAPPSLTPSTTEEAVEDYVGLSEAASSHPATAEEAAEEGRRDEDEEDLELGLSLGAEEGRRDEDEEDLELGLSLGAKNAARGGGGKVAAAPWGQSCRILTANDFPSLVYRPSPRSSSTSSVSSSSSAALAGGAGGDGVAGTKRAADAVAPDVVGSDRPPSQAVVGWPPIRAFRMNSLFNQSKDNTSGTNSAAHKKTNSSNTNMKEANGIDGRDNKGRAAGCSRFVKVNMDGDPIGRKVDLNAHRSYETLALALELMFHKPAMALSTCCVYGVKASKLWGGSYEFALTYEDKDGDLMLVGDVPWGMFLDTVKRLRIMRTSDARGLSARFQSSNNSYKP